A single window of Achromobacter xylosoxidans DNA harbors:
- a CDS encoding LysR substrate-binding domain-containing protein, whose protein sequence is MSYPLAKLPPLDLVRGFVAVGRRMSITLAAQDLHVTQSAVSRQIRALEAHLGVPLLVRGFRSVSFTSEGAQLFRMADTWLSQLGDLTEQLRAPERRTPVTVTTTIGVASLWLLPRLGDFQAAHPQIDVRVAADNRVIDIDRESVDIAIRYSLRDTVPDGAVWLFGESVVPVAHPSLQARALDARELQRHVLLEFDDPTRPWLQWSEWLNARGLGRVRPKGMLRFNQYDQIVHAALAGHGIALGRLALIAPMLADKRLATVGGQPADATEHAYWLVRNARRSTPDAEIVTRWLVQQAATTARLLAPE, encoded by the coding sequence ATGTCATACCCGCTGGCAAAACTTCCCCCGCTTGATCTGGTCCGAGGCTTCGTCGCCGTGGGCCGCCGCATGAGCATCACGCTGGCGGCGCAGGACCTGCACGTGACGCAGTCGGCGGTCAGCCGCCAGATCCGGGCGCTGGAGGCCCACCTGGGGGTGCCGCTGCTGGTGCGTGGTTTTCGCAGCGTGTCGTTCACGTCGGAAGGCGCGCAGCTGTTCCGCATGGCCGACACCTGGCTGAGCCAGTTGGGCGACCTGACCGAGCAATTGCGCGCCCCGGAACGCCGCACGCCAGTCACCGTCACCACCACCATCGGCGTGGCCTCGCTGTGGCTGCTGCCGCGCCTGGGCGACTTCCAGGCCGCCCATCCGCAGATCGACGTGCGGGTGGCGGCCGACAACCGGGTCATCGACATCGACCGCGAAAGCGTCGACATCGCCATCCGCTACAGCCTGCGCGACACCGTGCCGGACGGAGCCGTCTGGCTGTTCGGCGAGTCGGTGGTGCCAGTGGCCCATCCCTCCCTGCAGGCGCGCGCCCTGGATGCGCGCGAACTGCAGCGCCATGTGCTGCTGGAGTTCGACGACCCCACCCGGCCCTGGCTGCAATGGTCGGAGTGGCTCAACGCGCGCGGCCTGGGGCGAGTGCGGCCCAAGGGCATGCTGCGCTTCAACCAGTACGACCAGATCGTGCACGCGGCGCTGGCTGGCCATGGCATCGCACTGGGGAGGCTGGCGCTGATCGCGCCCATGCTGGCGGACAAGCGCCTGGCGACGGTCGGCGGCCAGCCGGCGGACGCCACCGAGCACGCCTACTGGCTGGTGCGCAACGCGCGCCGCAGCACCCCCGACGCCGAGATCGTGACGCGCTGGCTGGTGCAGCAGGCCGCCACCACGGCGCGCCTGCTGGCTCCGGAATAA
- a CDS encoding transglutaminase-like domain-containing protein has translation MDRRHFLRFSSALCATQAAALPLAARAGQAPVSADWRSFELTTHIQVRDPGAHARLWIPLPYATDTGYQRGAQSAWLVSGGGSARLAQAPGYDVRMLAVQWPDAQAPREVTVTSRFQTRNRRVDLTQPPPPGASRESAASLREYLQPTELLPTDGIVKTTADRITRGHQGTLARARALYDWVVDNTCRTASTRGCGTGDVRYMLAANDLNGKCADINALFVALARAAGIPARDAYGLRVADSQLGFKSLGKAGDVTRAQHCRAEFYADGYGWVPVDPADVRKVMLEEPPGDLPTTDARVRSARVMLFGAWEMNWVAYNHGHDVVLPGSAHGAVPFLMYPNGETADGRLDSLDPDSFRYTLTARSLST, from the coding sequence ATGGATCGCCGACACTTCCTCCGTTTCTCGAGCGCCCTGTGCGCCACCCAGGCCGCGGCCCTGCCCCTGGCCGCGCGCGCCGGCCAGGCGCCCGTCAGCGCCGACTGGCGCAGCTTCGAACTGACCACCCACATCCAGGTCCGCGACCCCGGCGCCCATGCGCGCCTCTGGATCCCCCTGCCCTACGCCACCGACACCGGGTACCAGCGCGGCGCGCAGAGCGCCTGGCTGGTCAGCGGCGGCGGCAGCGCGCGGCTGGCGCAGGCGCCCGGCTACGACGTGCGCATGCTGGCGGTGCAATGGCCCGACGCCCAGGCGCCGCGCGAAGTCACCGTGACCAGCCGCTTCCAGACCCGCAACCGCCGCGTCGACCTGACCCAGCCGCCGCCACCAGGCGCCTCGCGCGAAAGCGCCGCCTCCCTGCGCGAATACCTCCAGCCCACCGAGCTTTTGCCCACCGACGGCATCGTCAAGACCACCGCGGACCGCATCACCCGCGGCCACCAGGGCACGCTGGCGCGGGCCCGGGCCCTCTACGACTGGGTGGTCGACAACACCTGCCGCACCGCCTCGACCCGCGGCTGCGGCACCGGCGACGTGCGCTACATGCTTGCCGCCAACGACCTGAACGGCAAATGCGCCGACATCAACGCGCTGTTCGTCGCCCTGGCGCGCGCCGCCGGCATTCCCGCCCGCGACGCCTACGGGCTGCGCGTGGCCGATTCGCAGCTCGGTTTCAAGAGCCTGGGCAAGGCCGGCGACGTCACCCGCGCGCAACATTGCCGCGCCGAGTTCTACGCCGACGGCTACGGCTGGGTCCCGGTCGACCCCGCCGACGTGCGCAAGGTCATGCTGGAGGAGCCGCCCGGCGATCTGCCCACCACGGACGCCCGCGTGCGCAGCGCCCGTGTCATGCTGTTCGGCGCGTGGGAAATGAACTGGGTTGCCTACAACCATGGCCACGACGTCGTCCTGCCCGGCTCCGCCCACGGCGCCGTGCCGTTCCTGATGTACCCCAACGGCGAAACCGCCGACGGCCGCCTGGACAGCCTCGACCCCGACAGTTTCCGCTACACCCTGACCGCCCGTTCGCTGTCCACCTGA
- a CDS encoding DUF2917 domain-containing protein, with protein sequence MLLRRASGLRIECHAGALWLSEYRRPDDSVLQAGQSIIVGSDRDVVLSGLPDAQVALVSQVPQPLELLS encoded by the coding sequence ATGCTGCTCAGACGGGCCTCGGGCCTGCGCATCGAGTGCCACGCCGGCGCGCTCTGGCTATCCGAGTACCGCCGTCCGGACGACAGCGTATTGCAAGCCGGCCAGTCCATCATCGTGGGCAGCGATCGCGATGTCGTCCTCAGCGGCCTGCCGGATGCGCAGGTCGCCCTGGTTTCCCAGGTTCCCCAGCCGTTGGAGCTTTTGTCATGA
- the selD gene encoding selenide, water dikinase SelD — protein MTQDAASAAVPRLTSLSHGGGCGCKIAPGVLSQLLARFGPAASYPNLLVGTETADDAAVYRLNDEQALIATTDFFMPIVDDPYDFGRIAATNALSDVYAMGGTPIMALAIVGMPINVLPHGVIADILRGGESVCKEAGIPVAGGHSIDSVEPIYGLAAMGLVHPDRIKRNADARAGDVLVLGKGLGVGILSAALKKNRLDADGYRVMIDTTTRLNRPGAALAAMDGVHAITDVTGFGLLGHTLEMARGAGLTARLRREALPWLPGVQAFAAEGVVTGASGRNWASYGESVRLGADVSDVERALLTDPQTAGGLLVACDPQAAQAVLELFREQGFADAAVVGDMVAGDALVRVD, from the coding sequence ATGACCCAGGATGCAGCGTCCGCGGCGGTGCCGCGCTTGACCTCGCTGTCGCACGGCGGCGGCTGTGGCTGCAAGATCGCGCCCGGCGTGCTGTCGCAGCTGCTGGCGCGCTTCGGGCCGGCCGCCAGCTACCCCAACCTGCTGGTGGGCACCGAGACGGCCGACGATGCCGCCGTCTACCGGCTCAACGACGAGCAGGCGCTGATCGCGACCACCGACTTCTTCATGCCGATCGTCGACGATCCCTACGACTTCGGCCGCATCGCGGCCACCAATGCGCTGTCGGACGTGTACGCCATGGGCGGCACGCCGATCATGGCGCTGGCCATCGTCGGCATGCCGATCAACGTGCTGCCGCACGGCGTCATCGCCGACATCCTGCGCGGCGGCGAGTCGGTCTGCAAGGAGGCCGGCATTCCGGTGGCGGGCGGCCACAGCATCGACTCGGTCGAACCGATCTACGGCCTGGCGGCCATGGGGCTGGTGCATCCGGACCGCATCAAGCGCAACGCCGATGCGCGTGCCGGCGACGTGCTGGTGCTGGGCAAGGGGCTGGGCGTGGGCATCCTGTCGGCGGCGCTGAAGAAGAACCGGCTGGACGCCGACGGGTACCGGGTGATGATCGACACCACCACCCGCCTGAACCGCCCCGGCGCGGCGCTGGCCGCGATGGACGGGGTCCATGCGATCACCGACGTCACCGGTTTCGGCCTGCTGGGACATACGCTGGAGATGGCTCGCGGCGCGGGGCTGACCGCCAGGCTGCGGCGCGAGGCCTTGCCCTGGCTGCCAGGCGTGCAGGCCTTCGCCGCCGAAGGCGTGGTCACCGGCGCGTCGGGCCGCAACTGGGCGTCGTATGGCGAATCGGTGCGGCTGGGCGCGGACGTATCCGATGTCGAACGGGCGTTGCTGACCGACCCGCAGACCGCTGGCGGCCTGTTGGTCGCCTGCGATCCCCAGGCGGCCCAGGCGGTGCTGGAGCTGTTCCGCGAGCAGGGCTTCGCGGACGCCGCGGTGGTCGGCGACATGGTCGCGGGCGACGCGCTGGTGCGCGTCGACTAG
- a CDS encoding 2-hydroxychromene-2-carboxylate isomerase, translating to MNASLPASPRLEMWFDFASPYSYLAIERIGALAAQADVRVDLRPFLLGPIFQAQGWNDTPFRLFPGKGAYMMRDIARLAEKYGVPYNRPRLFPRMSVLPARIALLGQDEPWGRDFCLSVFRANFQHDQDIQAEDVVHTLLTDLSLDADALIARGKSEAAKEALRRRVDEARHLGLFGAPTFLVDGEMFWGNDRLEDALDWTRRAPVGAWAAAAG from the coding sequence ATGAATGCGTCCCTGCCCGCCTCGCCCCGCCTCGAGATGTGGTTCGATTTCGCCAGCCCCTACAGCTACCTGGCGATCGAGCGCATCGGCGCCCTGGCGGCGCAGGCGGACGTGCGGGTCGACCTGCGGCCGTTCCTGCTCGGCCCCATCTTCCAGGCCCAGGGCTGGAACGACACGCCGTTCCGCCTGTTCCCCGGCAAGGGCGCCTACATGATGCGCGACATCGCCCGCCTGGCCGAAAAATACGGCGTGCCCTACAACCGGCCGCGCCTGTTTCCGCGCATGAGCGTGCTGCCCGCCCGGATCGCGCTGCTGGGGCAGGACGAGCCCTGGGGCCGTGATTTCTGCCTGTCGGTGTTCCGCGCCAATTTCCAGCACGACCAGGACATCCAGGCCGAGGACGTGGTGCACACGCTGCTGACCGACCTGTCGCTCGACGCCGACGCGCTGATCGCGCGCGGCAAGTCCGAGGCCGCCAAGGAGGCGCTGCGGCGCCGGGTCGACGAGGCCCGCCACCTGGGACTGTTTGGCGCCCCGACCTTCCTGGTGGACGGCGAGATGTTCTGGGGCAACGACCGCCTCGAGGACGCCCTGGACTGGACCCGCCGCGCCCCTGTCGGCGCCTGGGCCGCCGCGGCCGGCTGA
- a CDS encoding LTA synthase family protein, which translates to MKLFRSTDAWQSWFINFQRSFLILLAPWLVSVLAQGAGRAYLLAAYAPPGAYAALPQDVKRMLATGLLFDIKVAAIAFSVPLLAALVLAARPAAHALWLRCLPGLGAVLATLFAASTVVSVYYFATFSRSIDIFVFGLMDDDTRAILATLWHGYPVLRTLALLAAVLGATYWLARRWGSGIMRARLARRALVPSALRLFLIIGVTVLACRGSLGTFPLNKDDTGISSLRLLNDITPNGISAFFWALSERDNDKRFSPVTADEGARLYRRFLGRPGRDLQPFMASTGANPPARARPPHVVLQIMESMGHHMNTHDRPGRDLLGALRPHWRQDWRFDRFLSEGNGTIDSLSRLLVRSPVLAISQSSAANATFASNAFTPFLARGYRVVFVTSGTATWRNLGRFATHLGAHEFADQLTLKHRYPEAQAGAWGVPDEYMFRYIAERLARADRDGEHLFIVGLSTTHHPPFLVPEGGQRGGLDLGDVERLPYYENWTGLEDAFDTLRYANDQLGRFLSGLKGSAQGARTIVAATGDHNILGVAYSADTDAVLARAVPFYLYVPPAYRGQSTYDPSRPGSHKDILPTLYHLSLPDTPYFRSGCDLLAARPDPQWCFGFNNPRLLITRDGAYRRDHPGRILPWAGASGLALAPERVASAAQAAEQERLEAYAPLLQWQINHQVQHQVPLRPDRP; encoded by the coding sequence ATGAAGCTCTTCCGTTCCACCGACGCCTGGCAATCCTGGTTCATCAACTTCCAGCGTTCCTTCCTGATCCTGCTGGCGCCATGGCTGGTGTCCGTGCTGGCGCAGGGCGCCGGCCGCGCCTATCTGCTGGCCGCCTACGCGCCCCCCGGCGCCTACGCGGCGCTGCCGCAGGACGTCAAACGCATGCTGGCGACCGGCCTGCTGTTTGACATCAAGGTCGCGGCGATCGCGTTCTCGGTGCCGCTGCTGGCCGCGCTGGTGCTGGCCGCGCGGCCGGCGGCGCACGCCCTGTGGCTGCGCTGCCTGCCAGGCCTGGGCGCAGTGCTGGCCACCCTGTTCGCCGCCAGCACGGTGGTGAGCGTGTACTACTTCGCCACGTTCTCGCGCTCGATCGACATCTTCGTATTCGGCCTGATGGACGACGACACCCGCGCCATCCTGGCGACGCTATGGCACGGCTATCCGGTGCTGCGGACGCTGGCGCTGCTGGCGGCGGTGCTGGGCGCCACGTACTGGCTGGCGCGGCGCTGGGGCTCGGGCATCATGCGGGCGCGGCTGGCGCGGCGCGCGCTGGTTCCCAGCGCGCTGCGGCTGTTCCTGATCATCGGCGTCACGGTGCTGGCCTGTCGCGGCTCGCTGGGCACCTTTCCGCTCAACAAGGACGACACCGGCATCTCGTCGCTGCGCCTGCTCAACGACATCACGCCCAACGGCATTTCGGCGTTCTTCTGGGCGTTGTCCGAGCGCGACAACGACAAGCGCTTCAGCCCCGTCACCGCTGACGAAGGCGCGCGGCTGTATCGGCGTTTCCTGGGACGACCCGGCCGCGATCTGCAACCCTTCATGGCCAGCACCGGCGCCAATCCGCCAGCCCGCGCCCGGCCGCCGCACGTCGTGCTGCAGATCATGGAAAGCATGGGGCACCACATGAACACCCACGACCGCCCCGGCCGCGACCTGTTGGGCGCGCTGCGGCCGCACTGGCGGCAGGACTGGCGCTTCGACCGCTTCCTGTCCGAAGGCAATGGCACCATCGATTCGCTCAGCCGGCTGCTGGTGCGCAGTCCGGTGCTGGCCATCAGCCAATCGTCGGCGGCCAATGCCACCTTCGCCAGCAATGCCTTCACGCCATTCCTGGCGCGCGGCTATCGGGTGGTGTTCGTCACCTCGGGCACAGCCACCTGGCGCAACCTGGGCCGATTCGCCACGCATCTGGGCGCGCATGAGTTCGCCGACCAGCTGACGCTCAAGCACCGCTATCCCGAGGCGCAGGCGGGCGCCTGGGGCGTGCCCGACGAATACATGTTCCGCTACATCGCCGAGCGCCTGGCGCGGGCCGACCGTGACGGTGAACACCTTTTCATCGTCGGCCTGTCCACCACCCACCACCCGCCGTTCCTGGTTCCCGAAGGCGGCCAGCGCGGCGGCCTGGACCTGGGCGATGTCGAACGCCTGCCCTACTACGAAAACTGGACAGGCCTGGAAGACGCCTTCGACACGCTGCGCTACGCCAACGACCAGCTTGGGCGCTTCCTGAGCGGCCTGAAAGGCTCCGCCCAAGGCGCTCGCACCATCGTCGCGGCCACCGGCGACCACAACATCCTGGGGGTCGCCTATTCCGCCGACACCGACGCCGTCCTGGCGCGCGCGGTGCCGTTCTACCTGTATGTGCCACCGGCCTATCGTGGGCAATCGACCTACGATCCGTCACGCCCGGGCAGCCACAAGGACATCCTGCCCACGCTGTACCACCTGAGCCTGCCGGACACTCCCTATTTCCGCAGCGGCTGCGATCTGCTGGCCGCGCGGCCCGATCCGCAATGGTGCTTTGGCTTCAACAACCCGCGCCTGCTGATCACGCGCGACGGCGCCTACCGGCGCGATCATCCCGGACGCATCCTGCCCTGGGCCGGCGCCAGCGGCCTGGCGCTGGCGCCCGAGCGGGTCGCGTCGGCGGCGCAGGCGGCCGAGCAGGAACGGCTGGAAGCGTATGCCCCGCTGCTGCAATGGCAGATCAATCACCAGGTGCAGCACCAGGTGCCATTGCGGCCGGATCGCCCCTGA
- a CDS encoding DUF779 domain-containing protein encodes MPGPTPRVVATDAARALIDTLRAKHGPLMFHQSGGCCDGSSPMCYAQGEFMVGGSDVLLGELEGCPFYMGEDQFAYWEHTQLIIDAVPGRGGAFSLDSAEGKRFLLRSRLYSDEEWAAVAPVTRG; translated from the coding sequence ATGCCAGGACCCACCCCGCGCGTGGTCGCCACCGACGCGGCGCGCGCGCTGATCGACACCCTGCGCGCCAAGCATGGCCCGCTGATGTTCCACCAGTCGGGCGGCTGCTGCGACGGCAGTTCCCCCATGTGCTACGCGCAGGGAGAGTTCATGGTCGGCGGCTCGGACGTGCTGCTGGGCGAACTGGAGGGCTGCCCGTTCTACATGGGCGAAGACCAGTTCGCGTATTGGGAGCACACCCAGCTCATCATCGACGCCGTGCCCGGACGCGGCGGCGCGTTCTCCCTCGACAGCGCCGAGGGCAAGCGCTTCCTGCTGCGCTCGCGGCTGTATTCGGACGAGGAATGGGCCGCCGTAGCGCCGGTCACGCGCGGTTGA
- a CDS encoding TlpA disulfide reductase family protein has protein sequence MVSRRHLLQSALSLAALPGWARAAASDSALKAATGPDWAAWTAATPPLVLPDLAGREQKLAAWRGSVVIVSFWATWCDPCRDEIPLMSAMARRHREEGLRLVAVNVGEALGKITTFLAKWPVAGTVLHDRNSSAARQWDAVGLPANYLVDRGGRIRHWHLGALDWQAANVNGVVTRMLRA, from the coding sequence ATGGTCAGCCGCCGCCACCTGCTGCAATCCGCCCTGTCGCTGGCGGCGCTGCCCGGCTGGGCCCGCGCCGCCGCCAGTGACAGCGCCCTCAAGGCCGCCACGGGTCCCGACTGGGCCGCCTGGACCGCCGCGACGCCGCCGCTGGTCCTGCCCGACCTTGCGGGCCGCGAGCAGAAACTTGCCGCCTGGCGCGGCAGCGTGGTCATTGTCAGCTTCTGGGCCACCTGGTGCGACCCCTGCCGCGACGAAATCCCGCTGATGTCCGCCATGGCCAGGCGCCACCGCGAAGAAGGCCTGCGCCTGGTCGCCGTGAACGTCGGCGAAGCGCTGGGCAAGATCACCACCTTCCTGGCCAAGTGGCCGGTCGCCGGCACCGTCCTGCACGATCGCAACAGCAGCGCGGCCAGGCAATGGGATGCCGTCGGCCTGCCCGCCAACTACCTCGTCGACCGCGGCGGCCGCATCCGCCACTGGCACCTGGGCGCGCTGGACTGGCAGGCCGCGAACGTCAACGGCGTCGTCACCAGGATGCTGCGCGCGTGA